In Vibrio sp. STUT-A11, a genomic segment contains:
- a CDS encoding ABC transporter permease subunit codes for MAQAEFSLQEKDKKRLIKDRLVRLAVTTGGVGVLAALILIFVYLAMVIIPLFSDAKIETNYASRSVQAGKPLAISVDDYAQQVFVLSEDGRAQFFSMDESALPSLYSQQLVTDPVSFSQSAPGRGWYGLVDEEGQAHIFKPEFNATLKENARPPEIVTFHTSMNLALTDKSDPVVQFAFSASEQSPTIVWQTKNGQVHARWQFSSFLLGDEPTTIDFTFSAGFNSPDQILLTPGGETLYLRDGSELIILKKEKFTFVVREVIDLTQGDSKHSVRNIDLLSGAYSLLVTHNDGMVSQWFDTLQGDKRTLTYIRNFKLASEIKYLLPDSHRKGFYSFYTNGTVQSHYTTSEKLVLFKRAYQQAPALAAMSSNERYLISWQDDKLDVAVVDNPYPEVSLSSLWQEVWYEGYPEAKFVWQSTSASDDFEAKFSLVPIAFGTIKAAMFAMLFSVPLAVLGAIYTAYFMSPRMRRVVKPSIELMEALPTVIIGFLAGLWFAPIVEDHLITVVAMLFILPLGTMVVGGLWALLPQSLRNRLPNGWHALVLMPLLLLLIALGVWLSPAIEESFFGGDMRLFLTEHGIGYDQRNALVVGLAMGFAVIPTIFTIAEDAIFSVPKHLSDGSLALGATPWQTLIYVVLLTASPGIFSAIMMGLGRAVGETMIVLMATGNTPLMDWNILEGMRSLSATIAVELPESEVGSTHFRLLFLAALILFLFTFAVNALAEFVRQRLRDKYRAL; via the coding sequence ATGGCACAAGCCGAGTTTTCATTGCAGGAAAAAGATAAGAAGCGACTAATTAAAGATCGTTTGGTCAGGCTTGCAGTGACGACTGGTGGTGTGGGCGTATTGGCTGCGCTGATTTTGATTTTTGTTTATCTCGCTATGGTGATTATTCCTCTGTTTTCGGATGCGAAAATAGAGACTAACTATGCTTCCAGAAGTGTTCAGGCAGGTAAGCCGTTAGCGATATCTGTTGATGATTACGCCCAACAGGTTTTTGTTCTTAGCGAAGATGGCCGAGCCCAATTCTTCTCTATGGATGAATCTGCACTGCCTTCACTTTATTCTCAGCAACTCGTCACCGATCCTGTTTCTTTTTCACAATCTGCACCGGGCCGGGGATGGTACGGTCTGGTTGACGAAGAAGGGCAAGCACATATATTCAAGCCTGAGTTTAATGCGACTTTAAAAGAGAATGCGCGTCCACCAGAGATCGTCACTTTCCACACAAGTATGAATCTGGCTCTCACCGATAAATCTGACCCAGTGGTTCAATTCGCTTTCAGTGCCTCTGAACAATCGCCAACCATTGTCTGGCAGACTAAAAATGGTCAGGTTCACGCCCGTTGGCAGTTCTCATCTTTTTTGTTAGGCGACGAGCCAACTACGATTGATTTTACCTTTTCTGCTGGTTTCAATTCTCCCGATCAAATATTGCTAACGCCGGGTGGGGAGACGCTGTATCTGCGCGATGGTTCAGAGCTGATCATTTTGAAGAAAGAAAAGTTCACGTTTGTAGTACGTGAGGTCATTGACCTGACACAAGGTGATAGCAAGCATTCGGTACGAAATATCGATTTGTTGTCTGGCGCGTATTCTTTGCTTGTCACCCATAATGACGGCATGGTTTCTCAATGGTTCGATACGCTTCAAGGAGACAAGCGAACGCTGACCTACATCCGTAATTTCAAGTTGGCGTCTGAGATCAAGTACTTGTTACCAGACTCCCATCGCAAAGGTTTCTATAGCTTCTATACCAATGGCACCGTACAAAGTCATTACACCACCAGTGAAAAATTGGTGTTATTTAAGCGCGCCTATCAGCAAGCGCCAGCGCTAGCGGCGATGTCGAGTAATGAGCGTTACTTAATTAGCTGGCAAGACGACAAGCTGGATGTTGCTGTGGTGGATAACCCTTACCCGGAAGTATCACTCTCCTCACTATGGCAGGAGGTTTGGTATGAAGGGTACCCTGAAGCGAAATTTGTCTGGCAATCAACGTCGGCTAGTGATGACTTTGAAGCCAAGTTCAGTTTAGTGCCCATCGCGTTTGGTACAATTAAAGCGGCGATGTTTGCCATGTTGTTTTCCGTGCCGCTGGCGGTGTTAGGCGCAATTTATACTGCTTACTTTATGTCCCCTCGTATGCGAAGAGTGGTTAAGCCGTCGATAGAACTCATGGAAGCACTTCCGACTGTAATCATCGGTTTTCTTGCCGGGCTTTGGTTTGCGCCAATTGTCGAGGATCATCTGATTACAGTTGTGGCGATGCTGTTTATATTACCGCTGGGTACGATGGTCGTAGGTGGGCTTTGGGCACTCCTTCCACAATCGTTAAGAAACAGACTGCCAAATGGCTGGCATGCCTTGGTACTGATGCCGTTATTGTTGCTACTTATCGCGTTGGGAGTATGGTTATCGCCAGCTATCGAGGAGAGCTTTTTCGGTGGAGATATGCGTTTATTCCTGACTGAGCATGGTATTGGTTATGATCAGCGCAATGCACTGGTCGTCGGGCTTGCGATGGGTTTTGCGGTTATACCAACGATTTTCACTATTGCTGAGGATGCGATTTTCTCAGTGCCGAAGCACTTGTCGGATGGTTCTTTAGCCTTGGGAGCAACACCCTGGCAGACCTTAATTTACGTTGTACTGCTGACTGCGAGTCCCGGTATTTTCTCTGCCATTATGATGGGGTTGGGACGCGCGGTAGGTGAAACCATGATCGTGCTAATGGCGACGGGTAACACACCACTTATGGATTGGAACATCTTAGAGGGAATGCGCAGCTTGTCGGCAACGATTGCGGTTGAGTTGCCAGAGTCAGAAGTAGGCAGTACGCATTTCCGCCTGCTGTTCCTTGCAGCATTAATATTGTTTTTATTCACTTTTGCGGTGAATGCGCTTGCCGAGTTTGTCCGTCAAAGATTGAGAGATAAGTACCGTGCGTTGTAA